AAATCTGAAATAAACCTACTTCGAATCTGAGATAAACCTAACTGGAAGATGTTTGGATGGTAAAAATACTTCTACCTCAAACACGAATTTAATGGTGATTTTGTTGAAGATCGATCTATTGTTTTATTCTCCAACTGAACAGTGTAGGTGGGGCTACCTGCAAAAAACTCTCTGATGCTTAAGTTAGCTTAGGTTTTTCACAGATAATTTTGTGGGGGAAGATTTCatactgtaaggaccctcaaactCGTTAACgcaattagactagtcaagatacGTTTTAGCcgctaattactcgattagtgtaTCTCGTACGTTAattattagaaaataatctaacaacgatctagatacaaaATCGTTACCATTGGATATATCTCGAAAATTTAtgtggaatggactactcgaacgtgtcaatagGATATcgtacgaagaagatatcatcggatAAATTATGAAGGGCAAAACAGTAATTTCGCAACATAACTATGTGGCTGCACTTATTTCCAACAGGTGTCTTGTAATTTTGGGGTGGTCGTGTCAATACCTAGCCGAGAAGATAAGTTcggtttctttcttttctttcttcatttgtttttctttttcttcgctCTACTCTTCACGCTCGTGATTCTATGAGAGGATTTGAGTGTTTTCGAGATCGGAAACTTAGGAGAAAGCTTTAAGAATTGATCGTTGGTGATGATGTTGTGGTTTTTTGAGTGCGGGATGAAGAGAATAGAGTTGTTGTTGTAAATCGAAGATGAAGtttctgaagttagggtttgtgtcAAATTGGGAAGTGAATCGAGATGTTCATGGATGAACAAGAAAAGGGTTGTTGTTAAATCATTGAGGTAAATCTTCTGTAACAACGAATCGAAGAATTAGGTTTTGTGAAGAAAAGTCAGATaagatgaaattgaaggtttAGAGGATCATTTGGAGGTGGGTTTAACTCGAATTAAGAGTTAAGATTGTAGTATGACTTGAAGTTGGTAGTTAAGGTTTCTTGAAGAATTCAGGATAAATTTAAAAGAAGTGAAGATGGTTTTGAATTCGATTAAGCTCTGAAAGTAGTTAAAAGGTAATTTAATGATTTTGAATCAGGTTTTATTGTTTGATTCTAAATTTGTGTGACTCATATACCTCCAGTTGAAGGAATTAGATGTTCTTGATTTTAATTAAagttttgatgaattcaagaggATATATTGATGTTGAGTTGAAATAGTAACAAAGATATTTATGTGGATTGGATATCTCAGGATTGTTGGTATTGTTTAGTTTGGGTGTATTACAATTGAAGCTAATATGGCTATGATGATGAAGTTTAGGGGATATGAATGAAGTTGGATTCCTGAGGTAGGTGTAGCTGTTGCAGGGGATAATgcgttatttgaattgcagatacTGGTGGTGCTATAGGAATCAATGGTTCATTTAAAGTTGAATTAAGGGAGATGTATTGGACTATAATGAATTGTATGAATGGTGGCAGTTAATGTAAGTTGTCGATGATGTTGAAAGTTGTGGTGGCATTAGTTTGTGAGTTTCAAGATGGTTGTAAGTGTATCTATTGGAAAAAATTGCAGGTGGTTTAGTGGTGGAAGAACTGAGATGGAATCAATTATGCAATGTGTTAGTATGAATTGGAATGGAGTTAGTGTTGATGCTGCTATAGCGAAGTTTCTATGGTTGTGACTGAAATATGAAAGTATGCAATGCTAGTGATGTTGCAGGGAGTGGTTATGTTTGAGTTTGAGTTGTGATGCTGAAATGGATGTTGGTATGAGTAGTGTAGGGTTATAGTTGATAGTTCAGTAACAACTTAAAGCTGCAGTTGCAGGTAGGATGTATTATCTTTGTAACTCAATTTGAAGTTTATTTGAATAATTCTATTGATGTATTATTAGTTTGAAGTTTCACTTGAgttagagttatagagttaaGAGTTTTTGGTGTTGCACCATGAGGTGCAGTTCAGCTTTTGGCCTTTGCAAAGGTTTTGGCCTTGAGTTAGTTTAGCTGACTCGgtttctgactgagttgaatcagtttAACTCAGTTGACCTGACTTGACTCGGTGGATTTTGATTCGTTGACCGTTTAACCCTGGACTTGACCTTGGACGGACGTAGACTGTTAGTTGAACCCTTTGACCGTTAGATTAACCTGAATGGATTGGTCCTTAGGTTAATGGGCTGGTTTAATGGACTGGGACATAAGGTTATTCTTCCTAGTTTGATGGACTGGACTCATAAGGAGTCTGAATTAGTCTTTGGTTCCTTTTATGAAAGTGTGGATGTTTATAAGACTTAGCTATTGGATTATAAAACCTATATAATAGAATTATTAAACCTTATATATACTTCTacgattcttgtgtgagccattttagctagattcttagacttcttgtgtgattaacagttagcaacgatcgattcaaaggatgaaacggtggatcgtggatctcgagataGGCGAGGCTTGTCgtcaaaataggtgggaatactttaactcttttgtaaccattgttgttgtttcttttacaaaagtttatgtttacaaactcatgcattaCCCGTTTGTATATTCCATATATTGTTTAGTTTGCATTATGAtttttctgttgattctttgaaactTTCCACGACTCGGAAAGAACTTGTATTGTTTTGTTGTCAATtcgaattgttatgggaaataagaatttccacttgtggtatataggattaGCTCCTTCGCATTTATACTGATTATATGTTTAATCAGTGTGGAATTGGCATCGATATTACTAACCGATGTGGAAGTGGGCATCAATTTTAtagattgtttgaagaaggagtgtGTCCATATACCTGTTTGTTTATTCAGTGACtcggtcactttttaatgttttgaGTCTgttattagttaacttctgctatgttattatgttgtatattctatttgtaaaccaaatggttattgtatatgtatcatttgagaggagttcttgtatatatatatttcagagggGCTAGCTTTTGGGTTATAagtttatagcagatttcttaatatgatgtttaagtttatgatttagattattagtGTCTCTTTtcttagttaatctcttggattagtcagctgctagcttaaggGGCGCTACACATACCTTTTAGGATAGTGATCCCTCGTTTTTATATGTTGCGAATTAAAGTCTATCTCTAATGAAACGTCTTCCATGGCCTGCATGCATCTTAGCataaattatttttaattttccTTGCATGCCTCCATGCATTAATTCACATTAAATTGCCCTATATGCCTTCTGGAATGTTCCACAATATTCCTTGTATGAATTGACCAACTATCATACAGGGAAGACCACCGGTCTTGGAGAAGATGACCTACTGCTGACCGTCGCTGGAGAAGACCACCGGTCTTGGAGAAGATGAACTGTTCAAGATGACCTCTTGGACGATAACAGTAACGGCCGACTAACGTCATTATAAATGAACGACCATGATTTGCTGGTGGCGAATGACGTTAATGATAATGGAATATTCCTTATTTAACGGAATATTGTGACGACGTTAGCGACGGTAACAGAATTCTGACAGCATCAACATCTACTGACGTCATGCTGACATCGTCGTAGTCCACTGACCTCCTGTTGATGTCATTCTTCGCCGACATCATCTGACATCATTTTTCACTGATGTCATTTCCTTCTGTTCTGTTGACTGAATTCCGTGTTGACGTGTCACGGTTATGTGGCAGTGGTGATGTGGAGCTTTCATGCTACTAGCCTTGGAGTTTTTTCACATGGGCTTGTACATAGAGTGCTTTGCTAGTAAGGCCTAGTTAGTCATACTAGGCTAACAAGAGGAAGCTATGAGGCCCAATAAACCATATTTAGCTAGTGAGGCCTAGTTAGACTTCTTTGGTTAACAAGAGGAGCCTATCAGGCCCAACCAAGCATACTTAGATAATAAGAGGAGTCCTATTAGTCCCAAGAAAGACCATTTTTGTTGGGAAGCAATCATGGTCTCCCACTTTATGGCCCATCTTCAATTAGGTTTCAAACAACTTGCACATGTGTTGGACGAGAGCATAAAATATATGGTCCAAAAACATGATTTTGGACCAGCGGTGAAGTATTTTTGTGTGCTGGACCACACATTGAGATAGGTTGTGGTGAACCGAAAAGATACACTCTAAACGTTGGGCTAAGCCTAAGCCTTCCCCGAGTGTTTGCGCGCAAAAGAAGATGCACTCTAAACACTGTCTAGAGATGATGCTTATGTCGGTTAACAGTTGGGCCTAGATCATAGACGGCCGAAGATGAAGCCCAACAAAGTGTGTATAAGTATACGTATACAGACATGGGAACCCTAAATAAAACCAAGAACGCCTTTCTCAATCcatcggaagaaaaaaaaaaaggaaaaccccGATCTCTCATCTCTCTGTTTTCGATTATTGTTTAGTCGTGTCGATATCCACCGGCAGTTTTCATCAaggaaaacaacaaaagatgtacCATGGAAAAGTGgttggttctgctgctgcagatATGGATCTTGGTtcgttttctttctctttctctcataTATTAATTAAATTATCTAATTTGTTCTTCTGTAGATCTGAAATTTTGCAGGATTTATTATTAGGGTTATAAATCTTAAATCTTAATTTTGTTATGGTTGATTAATAATCTAAAAACCACAGGTGACGAAACCAAGAACCTCAAGGGACATACCTGCGGCAATTGTGGGATTATTGGTGATCACTGGACAAAAGATTGTCGTTCTGGAATATATGGCAGGCAAAAAAAACTCTATCCGTTTTAGGAACCTCCCCACAGATACCCTCGACAAAGACTTGAAATGGCTGTGCCTTACTTATGGCCCAGTTGTTCGTGTTGCTGGTCCTGAAATTAAGGAGATGGGAGACCGAGCTGTGGTAGCATTTGAGAACAGGAAAGATGCACAAATGGCAATTGACAGTCTCAATGGTTCCACTTTCAAGGGTCGTGTTATCACAGTCGAGTGGTGTTCTGTACCAGGCCTCCAAAAAAATTCATGCAGGCATTGTTCCAAGACTGACTCGAATTTGATTGCTTATAAGACGATGGGCAAGTATGTCCAAAACGCTATCCGTGTTAGAAACTGCGCAGGAAAGACTGACAGGTCGGACATAGAGGGGCTATGTGGTACTATTGGGCCagtcttttgtgtttttgagccTGGATTGTATTATGAGGGCAAGGGACATCTAGGTTTGCTGGTGTGCTTTGAGAACAAGGAAGATGCAGTGAAGGCAGTTGACACGCTCAACGGTTCCCTTTTTAAGGGTCGCATTCTCAAAGTTGAGTGGCCTTCTACGATATCTCAAGGGTTGGgatagctcagttggtagagcagAGGACTGAAAATCTTCGTGTCACCGGTTCAAATCTCGTTCCTGACATTGAGCATTAAGTTGTCTCTGTGTTTTGTAAACCAACTTAAGCCCTACTTATGCCCTTGCGCAGGGTATATCTGGGGTATATCTTTGAGTGCTATCTGTAAATAGTTTATTTATGATATCTGTTAACTATTTATGTTATCTGTTTAACTGGAAATGCACACTTGAGGGAAGTGTCGTATGAGCTTAGCTCATGCTGGATGATGTTTTCTTACAGTTTTTAACTTTAATGCATGTTTGCCTTGTTCGTTCATTTTTTTGCTTAGCGCATGGTTTtaaaccttgaaactgatttagtGAAGAGACCGCTAAAATGAAAGAAAAGGCATACGGTCTATGTTCGACAAATAAATAATCTCACAAAATGAATAATCGTTTGGTCTTTTCTTGGGCAAAGGAGCTAAATGCAGTAACGAATAAATAGTTTAGCTACATGATTAATGGTTCTCTTGAGTCTGCAGAAACAAAATGATTCTTGTCTCGACATTAAAAATCGGTCGTACTTGATGCGTAGCGCATAAGATTGGAAGGACTAATAGCATAGGCTGTGATGCTGTGTGTTCGTAAGTGTGATGCCCACACATGTGGTGAGTAAAGAGAATCCAGTGTATAGAGTTTATAAATATCTATGGTCACTAGGGGAGATCCtcaaagaattaggggcgactatTTTATTCTCAACCCCTAGACAAGATCATGGGATATCTTAATTTTCGGAGATTACCTAATTGCCCTTATACAATCGGTAGCAAGTATATGgatattaactaccgattgttaaCGTATAAAACCCGAAATGTAACTTGTGGTCGTGAGCAATCGGTAGATAGGCGAAGTTCATAAATAACTtcataaactaccgattattgtagttcccaaattcgaaaaactaGAGATTTTGacaaaatcaaaatttgggaCAACTTCACAATCGGAAATTAAGTTAAAttattaacctaccgattattgtagTTCTAAAATTCGAAAGAATAGAGattttggaaagaaaaaaaaattgggacaACTTCAAAATCGGAAGTTAGGTGAAATTATTCACTAACTGATTGTTCTacttcccaaattcgaaaaaatagagattttggcaaaaacaaaatttgagacAACTTCATAGTCGGAAGTCAGGTGAAATTATTCACCTACCGACTGttctagttcccaaattcgaaaaaatagagattttggcaaaaacaaaatttgggacaACTTCATAATCGGAAGTTCGGTGAACTTATtcacctaccgattatggttgtcgGCCATCTACCAGATAGTGTCGTTGGTACTTTAAACTACATAAGGATGATATCCTTTCACCCTATATGCAACACAAATACAttcaaactctctccaacatcatcatcttctacaTAATGGCCCAACCATTCATTAATCCTACTGAGTTCACgatagaagaagatttatctttatgTAGGTGTTATGTTGAATTCTATCCTAGACGAAGAGATGAGCGTAGCAAGGAGGCGtaatgagtatgagttatttggggGGAGAATTCACGAAAAAAACTGCACCGACATCGGTAACCCAAAACCGTCACTCCGCTGATCTTTTCTGCCGAGTTGGTTCAGTACACAAATACGTCGAAGAATTCGTCCATTTAACTTATCTAGTAAATCAATATCGACTGAAGGGTGAAATCAATGATGAGGTTATAACACGATCTCTCGGGGAATGGCGGAGATGGAAAACATCAAGCTTCCGTTATGAAGCTCATTTCAGAATCCTTAAGGCGATGGAGAGATTTAACCCATCTAGGGCTCGTCCAAAACATCAATGGCGCTAATCACAAGTCATTGTAATAGAATTATGGAAGTTCAATCAATAGTTATGATTGTAAAATTAAAATTATTATGATTTGCAGGTTATTTCGTTACGATTTTCAAACTATTTATAACAATCGGAAGTTTTTATTCTTTATCTAAACCACCGATTATACTCCAACGGCTATTTCGTTCAAAATAAACTAGTTGTGCCTCTAAAATCACACACAATGGGTAAATAGTACACATTAATAATCCTCCGATTATAGGTGTTGAATGAAAGTGAGAACTCCGTTgacaaaacacaaaattggttaaaaagaccaaaatcaacaattcctgggtgaaaatgacatttagattttgatactgtttaaatggaaaaaaatgtaaaaatagccaggatgtaaacagtttcatcctgcccattttcaaatactttttcttttctttttttttacatcaggatgcatccagtttcatccttgttatttttgaagtttaagtcaggatgaatccagtttcatccttgctatttttttgtgtccattgcatccatactaatttttactcgtccatttgaaccatattttaaaaatatttggacaaatgacccattttccgttgaaAAAAATGCAACTAATAGGTAAGACATAATAATATAGAACGTCTGATTATGCACAATCGGTAGTAGGAGTTCAATCCTTGACTACCGATTGTATGTAATCATTGTACGTGATTATAGTACACTCTTGTAAAAGTACGCTTCaatggccatattttcaaaaataatgagACTTTGGGATTCTCATCTATGTAAGGAGGGTAAACTTTTCTTATTTATGCACCAAACAACACACCTATAGCGTCGTGtgttctacaaatagatttttcatCGTCTACTCTTGTGAATTTATTCTATATCTCAACTTACAAGCATGGCAAAGTTTGACGCAGCTGAAGATTTGGTCATTCTCAAAACATCTGTAGTACAACACAGAATGGGTTTTTGAGCTTGTACGGActgataacattttgagagacaaacactAAATctgaccatcccagtctcatcccagcTGAAGACATCCAACGGATATAAAATTTATAACTTCTTACATTATGGATATGCATTGATGATACTCTTTCATAATTGGGAacatagaagaaaaattaaatgCCAATATAAATAAATTGAGATCATTATTTATGTCTTTTCACTTACAAATATAGATCATTGTTTTAATAAATTAACCATCTTCCATCAAATTATTTGTTTCCCTTGTACGTGCACAAGATCATTAACAACTTAACAAATTGTGATGTAAGATTTGTTACCTCCTTTAGTTTTGGATACATGCATTGATAACCATCATCGATTAAACAAATTAATGTGCCAACAAAATATatatacagtaaaaactccatatattaataatttggGACTTCACGAAATTATTAACatatggagtttattaatatagagaatcaaaaaaaaatatgtaaataatCATGGATGGATGCCTTCCTTAATCATTTAAATGAGCAACAAGTCGTATATACACTTTAATCGAAGAAAGATGGAATTAGACAAGAAAAGGGAGATAATCCCAATGATGATAATTCAAATATACCTAATGTTTCATGCCAAGATGCTTTAAACATGCTCGACAAAAATGTGTTCATAGTAATAGGATCTTACGCATCCGTAAATCAAAAGATGCGATAAGGATCCAACAAGTTACATCCTTTTCTCAAATAACCATACATAAGTATTTTGTTTCATCTTAATAACATGAACTATAAGTTTCAAATAATTACGATTATATTAATATTTGAAGGTGAATTCCTTATGATGGGACTAGAAAAAactattaatattaaaatgtggagGTTAATACTATTTATAACTGGCTCAAATTGGGGTTCtgatttttttattaatatatagattTTATTAATACatggagtatcaatatatggaATTTTTACTGTACCAATTAAATACCACAACTTTGTAAAACCCATATTTTTACActcatatttattaattttttttgacTCATATCTTTTTAAATCAAATTATATCCCCACCTTCATCAACCTACAAAGCACAAATAACACTAAAACATTTACGTCTATAACATGTAAAACCCTGATTTCTGCATTAAAATAAATTAACCGTCCTTCATCAACCTGCAAATAACAATCGAGATATAAAAacaaatacatacaattgaggtCTATCCAAATAATGAATCACCAAAACTTTTCACCTCAATCATAGGACTAACTTTAATTTTAGTGAAATAGAAAATACTATCTTAAAGCTTATAATTGACCTAGAACATGTAGACTTGCAAGCTTGCATTCTTTGGCTTCGTTACAAATAATACAACAATCTAGCTTGGAAGATTGCTTTCCTTTTCAAAGCCGCACTGACAATGAAACCTGAATCTTTTCATAAACCTCCATGACTTATTGGGTGGTCTCTTATATACTTCCTCTGCATCTACCAATTTTTTTCCTTAATCCTGATTGTCTTTTCCGCCATAACAACACAATTGAGCATCGTCATTTAAACCTTCAACTACTGACCCGTTACTATCACCAAATTCTTCTTTACTATCATGATTCACCTCCAGCTTCTAAACTCATATTTTGGTTGCAAATATCGAATGTAGAAATGCGCAAAGTGGTATTATATTTTCATTTGGAAGTGGTCAAACATCGATGAATATTCAGTATAATGGTTTGATTATAAAACACTATCAAAGACCACCAATATGGGGATCGaccaaaaaatattattattttaaataaataTAATACCACAAACTATTCAACatagtttaaataaataaattttagggaaaaaaataataatttatctgACACTTTTATCAGAAACTATTATTTTAATCAATTACAAGTGTGACTGAATTTATCATTATTTGGATGATAAATATCTAATTTTCTCATAACTACAAATTCTCATGGGTCAAAACAAGTCTTATCATAGTTTATAGTATTTTTTAAATCATTATAACTAAAAATTATTCTATCTCATGTCGTCCCGTTatggcacgggttatttctagttctATAACGAAACAAGACGTGAGGATGTCATAGCCGGAAGGATTGCACCCGAAATATTTTTGGGGAGGGTATATAACCAATTTATGCGAGAGTATGGAAATCCAAAGAAAAtatcactccaacaagttcatgatcGTTTCCGGCTTGTCCAAAAAGGAGTAAATAATTACATAACGATACAAAAGAGGATCTTTAACACTAGTCACTTAAGCTTATCGATCCAATAATTTTTAAGTATTTGTGTACTTCTTTTACATAACACCGGGTGGTTACACTATACGAACTTAGTATTCTTTTGTATTGGTTGTTTTATGTAGGAAACACTCGCAAAAATGGATAACAATTCATATATAATGGAAGTTATGAATTCTTGAAGTCCGTGGTCACAGTTTAGCGAAAAATAGTTATAATTGGAAGTTATTATATAATGTGTTCTACCGATTCTGAGAAAATTTTCCAATTATAATCTCAGAGTTTGGTTACAATCGGAAGTTAGTTTTGATGTATGTACCGATTCTGGGAAAATTTTCCAATTACAATCTCAGAGTTTGGTTATAATCGGAagttcttatataaactaatctaccgattctgggaatATCTCAAAAAAGTGGAATTTATTTTGAAAAGTACAATCGGTAGTTATATCATATGATATAACTGCTGATTATAGCTTACATCTTTAGTTTTCTGCAACATATATCTTCGCACTTTCTTATAAAAAACATGTACAAAAAGGGTGGTTCAAAATACATCTTCCAAACATAATgatcattcatcatcatcatccgaaGGGATCATTTTGAGTAGCCTTACGGATTATTATTCATGACACTATCCCAACCCAACATGTTggtctcatattgtttcacccaatccttacaATGATTCATTGGGAAGTAATCCGTACATTTACTCACCGGAGGCAATGCACAATCTTTCTTTAcctttaaaccgataaaatgcatctcATTAACAAATGCCATAAAAAAaattctatctttaaccgattcATCGCAAACCATCCTTGTAGGTGCACACGTCATACTATGTCCATGAAACGGAGAAACAAATAAATGCACCACGCAATTCAAAATGTCCGCTAGGAGATATTTGCATCTAGgtattgtcatccaatacttggatccaatTGTTTTCAATCCCTTTAGGCACTTTACACGCGCacataagtctttgaactcttgttctttgttgtGTCTATCTCCGGCCCTCATCATATTCATATAGaaatccttgtcctttattaGTTGCACCGCCatattatttcttaaatattggcattgggtgacatttTAGATAACCTCCTTGTCAAAGTGACCAATTTGTTCCGTAGCgacgtgaaacccataattttcATCCCCATTAACCTCGTAGGTGGACAAAACCAATAGAACAATGAGTGGatggagttgttccaaatactcttctaTAATCGTATACGTTGATCGAATTGGTCTTCCATGGAGATCCCTAGGACAACAAAGAGTACCATACCTCTCTTCTATAGTCACCATCTCCATtttttgggtttgttgcgagTCGCTCATTTGATCAAAAACTCCTGAGCTAGTTTGGGACTCCACAAACACAACTTATTCCACAACCTCGCCTTTATTTACTTGAGACGGCTCCGTAAAGACCTTTTATTTCACGTTTTGAGTGGTTGGTACACCTTAATACTTTATTGGaagacctcttttcttaggttccggcacACCGCTTTTCTTAGGTTCCGTCTCACCTTCAAGTTAGTCTTGGACATGCTCGTGCCTAGACCAATATCTTTTTGTTGACAAATGTTCCTTTAGTTCTTTTGTTTGGTTGGTCCTCGATACTTCGATATTCGGCCTACCCGCCGCCTTTttttaataggttcatcaacctcctttaaacaagggtgaagggcttcctccaaatggTGCATCAATATTTGATTTTTGGTTCCATTTGATGTAGCgcaacgctcggctattcgtgcgcACAATCCCAACTCCAAGAATGACGGACCTTCAACTCTCGGGGTGCTTGGAGTTAAATTTAATTccttccaaaatggatgaatgTCATTAATGTGAATCACTTTAACATACCTACCTAACATATGACGACACGGGattccaatacctatcatatccttgcaaacacaatccgtattctcgtcatcataatcTTTATAaagcttcaattgtttcatcatgtggTCTATTTCCCATTTTGAAACTTTGTGAACAACGCCCCTTAGAAGCATTCTTTCCTCTTTATGTTCCAAAGGGAATTTATGtgcactaaattgcatacaagaCCTAATCTTAGTGATATATCGATTGGTATATTCATGGATtccttcttggatcgacacaactccattttgactaccgaGTAATATTTTCTTTAGTAGGCCATGAGGCCCCTCGGcgatgcttgtcgcctcgtttttgaaattacgatattcatatgtccacgcaaacacaaacctctccttatgcGGTGTCAACCATTGTTTTGAATACGCAACAAGTTTTGGATAGTCCGTGCcccattcatcctcaaatttcttcaaattaACCTCATAAATTTCCTCGGTTATCGACCAACCATCTAGTCCCATGCTTTCATAAATAATTTCCACTTTATTCCTTCTtatttccacttttcttcaaataacctcttctcttccacggttaatttgaTGAGACATTCATCCTCTTCCTTCGACCTCTTGGTACCTTTCCTTGGTTTTTTAGATTGGATATGAGGCTTTCAATTGGATAGGAGGTTGCATTGAATGTTCCATGTatattgcaagttttgggcttccggaaacactaccgctattgcattcATTAGAGATTGATCGTTATCCATTACAATAACCCTTGAAAAATCGTCGCCGTTATAAATGGATCTCaatgtctccaacatccaaacaAAACTTATGTCATTCTcgtgatccattaaaccccatgcaaccgtaaacgtgtttttgtcggaagtgtggcaagcaatgttcaacaacggaatgttatacttgtttgtcttataagttgcagttatcaacaaaatttgattaaaGCATTGTGCCAATTG
This DNA window, taken from Papaver somniferum cultivar HN1 chromosome 3, ASM357369v1, whole genome shotgun sequence, encodes the following:
- the LOC113362233 gene encoding polyadenylate-binding protein 3-like; protein product: MEKWLVLLLQIWILVTKPRTSRDIPAAIVGLLVITGQKIVVLEYMAGKKNSIRFRNLPTDTLDKDLKWLCLTYGPVVRVAGPEIKEMGDRAVVAFENRKDAQMAIDSLNGSTFKGRVITVEWCSVPGLQKNSCRHCSKTDSNLIAYKTMGKYVQNAIRVRNCAGKTDRSDIEGLCGTIGPVFCVFEPGLYYEGKGHLGLLVCFENKEDAVKAVDTLNGSLFKGRILKVEWPSTISQGLG